One genomic segment of Chitinophaga sancti includes these proteins:
- a CDS encoding DNA/RNA non-specific endonuclease, which translates to MKAHLSYRLLYILAAALIVASCQKEQAPTPIANKEKTVAAVTATATTTLSESFESGTKTAYAVGNVTLSSGSWSLNDALIGTLSTDAKNGSQSVRIRNTGTLNMNFDATGGATTISIAHAAFGSDGSSTWQLWISTNSGSSYSQVGSTVTSSSTTLSTATFTVSVTGSYRLSIRKVSGGTNRINIDDVVVSTGTSTGGGGGTTGDNSHLLLGNPSGAVASAVYTTNYLYDATYYIESYNSVRGTPNWVSWHLNSSDIGSTSRQDDFRANTALPSGWYQVGSTSYSGSGFDRGHNCPSGDRTSSVAANSSTFLMTNMIPQAPNNNQVTWEGFESYIRTLVSAGNECYIIMGSYGTGGTGSSGSASTIDGGNVTVPSNIWKVVVVISNGNSDLSRITTSTRVIAINTPNNNSIGSDWKSYRTSVDAIESATGYDLLSAVSTTIQSTIEAQVDNQ; encoded by the coding sequence ATGAAAGCCCATCTGTCGTATCGCCTGCTATATATATTAGCAGCAGCACTTATTGTCGCATCCTGTCAGAAAGAGCAAGCACCTACTCCTATCGCTAACAAGGAGAAAACTGTAGCAGCAGTTACTGCAACTGCCACTACAACCTTAAGCGAGTCTTTCGAGTCGGGCACTAAAACCGCCTATGCAGTTGGCAACGTTACGCTCAGCAGTGGTAGCTGGAGCCTCAACGACGCCCTCATTGGCACACTGTCTACCGATGCTAAGAATGGTTCCCAGTCCGTTCGTATCCGCAACACCGGTACCCTCAATATGAACTTCGATGCCACCGGCGGGGCTACAACTATCTCCATTGCACACGCTGCATTCGGCTCTGATGGCAGCAGTACATGGCAACTCTGGATCTCTACCAACAGTGGCAGCTCCTACTCACAGGTAGGCAGTACTGTGACCAGTTCATCCACTACCCTATCTACTGCTACCTTCACCGTGAGTGTTACAGGCAGCTACCGGCTCTCTATCCGCAAAGTATCTGGCGGTACCAACAGGATCAACATCGATGATGTAGTTGTTTCCACAGGTACTTCGACCGGCGGTGGCGGTGGTACAACCGGCGATAACAGTCACCTGCTGTTAGGTAACCCAAGCGGTGCTGTAGCCAGCGCTGTGTACACCACCAATTACCTGTACGATGCTACTTACTACATCGAATCTTACAACAGTGTAAGAGGTACTCCCAACTGGGTTAGCTGGCACCTGAACAGTTCTGACATTGGCAGCACTTCCCGTCAGGATGATTTCCGTGCTAATACTGCATTGCCTTCCGGCTGGTACCAGGTAGGTTCTACCAGCTATTCCGGCAGTGGTTTTGACCGCGGTCACAACTGTCCTTCAGGTGACAGAACTTCTTCTGTTGCTGCAAATTCTTCTACCTTCCTGATGACCAACATGATTCCACAGGCACCGAATAATAACCAGGTTACCTGGGAAGGTTTTGAATCTTACATCAGAACCCTCGTAAGCGCAGGCAATGAATGCTACATCATTATGGGCAGCTATGGTACAGGCGGCACCGGTAGTAGCGGATCTGCCTCTACGATCGATGGTGGCAATGTAACTGTACCAAGCAATATCTGGAAAGTAGTGGTGGTAATTTCTAATGGTAACAGTGACCTGAGTCGCATCACCACTTCTACCAGGGTGATTGCAATCAATACACCGAATAATAACTCTATTGGCAGTGACTGGAAGAGCTATCGTACCAGCGTAGACGCTATTGAATCTGCTACAGGTTATGATCTGCTCTCAGCTGTATCTACTACGATACAGTCAACGATCGAAGCGCAGGTTGATAACCAGTAA
- a CDS encoding sterol desaturase family protein: MHTGHYRGGILIFLAILIIAEIIWSWKKDKKAYQLDETITNLLILAGFHFSKLIFAGYQLWILGFATDLAPFHLPHTWYTFILTFIVADFIYYWFHRSSHHWAPLWAFHLIHHSSPLMNLTAAYRLNWFSALISPLFFVPAALIGLPPDFIVLSYALNLLYQFFLHTEAVGKLGPIEGVLDTPSAHRVHHGTNPLYIDKNFGGVFMIWDRLFHTYQPETEKVRYGLTTGYISKNPFVLVFHGFIALFSHKIKLKP; encoded by the coding sequence ATGCATACAGGACATTACAGAGGCGGCATATTGATCTTTCTGGCAATATTGATCATTGCAGAAATCATCTGGAGCTGGAAGAAAGATAAAAAAGCTTACCAGTTGGATGAGACGATCACCAATCTGTTGATACTGGCAGGGTTTCATTTTTCTAAATTGATCTTTGCCGGGTACCAGTTGTGGATCTTAGGATTTGCAACGGATCTTGCTCCTTTTCATTTGCCACATACGTGGTATACTTTCATACTTACTTTTATTGTTGCTGATTTCATCTATTACTGGTTTCACAGGAGTTCTCATCACTGGGCACCGTTATGGGCCTTTCATCTTATTCATCATTCTTCACCGTTGATGAACCTCACAGCAGCTTACAGGCTGAACTGGTTCAGTGCATTGATCAGTCCTTTATTTTTTGTACCTGCGGCATTGATTGGATTACCGCCCGATTTTATTGTTCTTTCCTATGCGTTGAATTTATTGTACCAGTTCTTTTTGCACACGGAAGCTGTAGGTAAACTGGGACCTATTGAAGGGGTGCTGGATACACCTTCTGCACACCGGGTACATCATGGGACCAATCCCCTCTATATTGATAAAAATTTCGGCGGTGTGTTCATGATATGGGATAGGCTCTTTCATACTTACCAACCGGAGACAGAGAAAGTTCGATATGGATTAACGACCGGGTATATCAGTAAGAATCCTTTTGTACTTGTCTTTCACGGCTTCATTGCTTTATTCAGTCATAAAATAAAATTAAAACCATGA